Proteins from a single region of Paramormyrops kingsleyae isolate MSU_618 chromosome 9, PKINGS_0.4, whole genome shotgun sequence:
- the fpr1 gene encoding chemerin-like receptor 1 — MMESFQTTASSYLGNGTNMFPNYMPPNTTTADYYYDYEDENTEIRKVLNIMSLIVYSVAFVLGVLGNGLVIWVTGFKMKKTVNTIWFLNLAIADFLFTAFLPLSIIYTAMDFDWPFGKFMCKFNSTLAFLNMFASVYILVVISVDRCISVVHPVWAQNHRSSHRASVVSFFIWLFALILSAPYFVFRDTAPANHDKDVINCFNNFAISEHNETLDIKTLIAFRHQTMIITRLLLGFVVPFTVIVSCYAMIVHRLRRNRSMAGRTGRPFRIIAAIIIAFFLCWAPYHILVFIEMVSHMESEESSSLELVAVIGIPIVSSLAFLNSCLNPLLYVFMGQDFKDKVRKSIFTVLESAFTEEVCPSNSHSNSGFNSQNKQTSFSDVEV, encoded by the coding sequence ATGATGGAATCATTCCAAACCACCGCTTCTTCTTACTTGGGTAATGGGACAAACATGTTTCCTAACTACATGCCACCCAATACCACAACAGCTGACTATTATTACGATTATGAAGATGAGAACACAGAGATTAGGAAGGTACTTAACATAATGTCTCTCATTGTGTACTCTGTGGCATTTGTACTGGGAGTGCTGGGAAATGGTTTGGTGATCTGGGTTACAGGTTTCAAGATGAAAAAAACTGTCAACACTATATGGTTCCTGAATTTGGCTATTGCTGACTTCCTTTTTACTGCATTCCTGCCCTTGAGCATAATCTACACTGCTATGGACTTCGACTGGCCTTTCGGCAAATTCATGTGTAAGTTCAACAGTACTCTGGCTTTCCTCAACATGTTTGCCAGCGTCTACATCCTAGTAGTGATCAGTGTGGATCGTTGCATCTCTGTGGTACATCCAGTTTGGGCTCAAAACCACCGTAGCTCCCACAGAGCATCAGTAGTGAGCTTTTTCATCTGGCTGTTTGCCTTGATCCTGAGCGCCCCCTACTTTGTCTTTCGAGACACGGCACCCGCGAACCATGACAAGGATGTCATCAACTGCTTCAACAACTTTGCCATCTCAGAGCACAATGAGACGTTGGACATAAAAACACTCATTGCATTCCGTCACCAGACGATGATTATCACACGTCTGCTCTTGGGTTTTGTGGTGCCCTTCACTGTCATCGTTTCCTGCTATGCCATGATTGTGCATAGACTAAGGAGAAACCGTTCTATGGCTGGACGGACAGGACGGCCTTTCAGAATTATTGCAGCTATCATCATTGCCTTCTTCCTGTGCTGGGCGCCTTACCACATCCTGGTGTTTATCGAGATGGTCAGCCACATGGAATCAGAAGAAAGCAGCAGTCTGGAGCTTGTTGCCGTCATTGGCATTCCTATAGTCTCCAGCCTTGCTTTTCTTAACAGTTGCCTTAACCCCTTGCTTTATGTTTTTATGGGTCAAGACTTTAAAGACAAGGTACGTAAGTCCATTTTTACAGTGCTGGAGAGTGCCTTCACGGAGGAAGTTTGCCCTTCCAATTCTCACTCAAACTCTGGATTCAACAGCCAAAACAAGCAAACATCCTTTTCTGATGTAGAAGTGTGA